In Synechocystis sp. PCC 6714, the following are encoded in one genomic region:
- the yvcK gene encoding gluconeogenesis factor YvcK family protein, with the protein MSHSRFKSAKSAMRKFKTEQRKLGNRVSQRTPPRVNRWFKWMAPGLFVKRWMVISAVGLTLIFLGLAIWVKLTPIFRITEFVSDTLGFLTNLLPNYVSGPLILALGLFFVFWGQSRTVGYISEVLQPDNDQELVDVLLAHRRLNKGAKIVVVGGGTGLSTLLRGLKHYSANITAIVTVADDGGSSGRLRREMGMLPPGDIRNCIAALADEEKLLTELFQYRFRAGDGLSGHSFGNLFITAMAEITGDLEMAAIACSKVLAVRGKVLPATLEDVKLWAEMEDGRYVEGESNIPEAQGRIRRIGCLPESPRALPAVLKAIRAADYIIIGPGSLYTSILPNLLIPEIQTAIAKAQVPRIYICNVMTQPGETDNYTVSDHLTAIDQVSPEKLYDAVLVQRNPPSAPVLEKYAAENSHPVYLDREAVIQKGCRIVLANVMQEDEKSHQVRHDPQRLARVLMRWYGGQ; encoded by the coding sequence ATGAGCCATAGCCGTTTCAAGTCCGCTAAGTCCGCCATGCGAAAGTTCAAGACCGAACAACGGAAGTTGGGCAATCGGGTTTCCCAGCGGACTCCCCCTAGGGTTAATCGTTGGTTTAAATGGATGGCTCCGGGATTGTTTGTCAAACGTTGGATGGTGATCAGCGCCGTTGGTTTGACTCTAATATTTTTGGGCTTAGCCATCTGGGTTAAGTTGACCCCAATTTTTCGCATTACGGAATTTGTTTCCGACACCCTCGGCTTTTTGACCAATCTTTTGCCCAATTATGTGTCTGGCCCGCTAATTTTGGCCTTAGGGCTTTTTTTTGTCTTTTGGGGCCAAAGCCGCACCGTTGGATACATTTCGGAGGTGTTGCAACCGGACAATGACCAGGAATTGGTGGATGTGCTGTTGGCCCACCGTCGCCTTAACAAAGGAGCAAAAATCGTGGTGGTGGGGGGCGGCACGGGTTTGTCTACCCTACTGCGGGGCCTGAAACATTACAGCGCTAACATTACTGCCATTGTCACCGTGGCCGATGACGGCGGTTCCTCCGGGCGTTTGCGGCGGGAAATGGGCATGTTACCCCCAGGGGATATTCGCAACTGCATTGCCGCTCTGGCGGACGAAGAAAAGTTACTAACGGAACTATTTCAATACCGTTTTAGGGCGGGAGATGGGCTTTCAGGCCATAGTTTCGGCAATTTGTTCATCACTGCCATGGCGGAAATTACCGGCGATTTGGAAATGGCGGCGATCGCCTGCTCGAAGGTGTTGGCGGTACGGGGGAAGGTGCTACCGGCCACCCTAGAGGATGTCAAACTCTGGGCAGAAATGGAGGACGGCCGCTATGTGGAGGGGGAATCCAACATCCCCGAAGCCCAAGGACGCATTCGTCGCATCGGTTGTTTACCGGAATCCCCTAGGGCCCTACCAGCGGTGCTCAAGGCCATTCGGGCGGCGGACTACATTATCATCGGCCCGGGCAGCTTATACACCAGTATTCTGCCCAATTTACTTATCCCCGAAATTCAAACGGCGATCGCCAAGGCCCAGGTGCCCCGCATTTATATTTGCAATGTGATGACCCAACCAGGGGAAACAGATAATTACACCGTCTCAGATCACTTAACGGCGATCGACCAGGTATCTCCGGAAAAACTATACGACGCAGTGTTGGTGCAAAGAAACCCTCCTTCTGCGCCGGTGTTGGAGAAATATGCCGCTGAAAATTCCCATCCTGTGTATCTTGATCGGGAAGCAGTTATCCAAAAAGGATGTCGCATTGTACTGGCCAATGTGATGCAGGAAGACGAAAAAAGTCATCAGGTACGCCATGACCCCCAAAGGTTAGCAAGGGTATTAATGCGCTGGTATGGCGGTCAGTAA